The genomic stretch CCAACGCGACCAGTTCCGGCGTCAGCAAGCCCCAGAATACGAACGGCGATTGCAGACCCGCCTTGCTGTGCAGATGCCGCAGAATCGTCTCGCGATAGGCACTGCTGTCGAGTTGCGCCAGACACGCGGCAAATTGCTGCGCGCGGCGCGCATGAAAATCCGGCGCATGCAGGTCGGCCGGCCCGCGCTGGAACGGATGGAAAAACGCGCCAGGCAGCGCCGCGAACACCGGCTCCCAGCACAGCAAGCCGAACAGCGAGTTGATCAGCGCGTTTTCGACGTAATGAACCGGCGCCGACTCGCTAGTTAGATGATCGCGGGCGACGTATTCGACCGGCTGCGGCGCCTCAGGCCGCGGCAGCACCAGTGTGCTGCGCTCGACCGGCCGTGCGGCAGGCACACGCGCCACCCGCTCGCCGCGCTTGCGCTGCAAACGCGGCAGCATGCGCGCGACACGCTGCATTTCCTCTTCGCTTTCAGGCCTGGCAGCGGCTTGCGAAGCGAGGGCGAAGGCTTCGTCGAATCGTTCGCTGCGCTCCAGCACGCGCAAGCGCCGATGGCGCGCGCCGGGCCACGCGCAACGCTCATAGACGGCAAGTGCAGCGGGCCAGTTCTGTTGACGCTCGCAATGCTGGCCGATACGAAACAGCAGTTTCGCGCGACGCGTTTCGAGCCAGGGGTTGGAGGTTTCGATCGCTGCGATCGCGGCGAGGAGTTCGTCGATCGCTTCGGCTTCGGCTTCGGCGTCAGCGTCACCCGTGGGCAGCCATTCGAGTGCTTCGCGGCACGCATGCAGCGCAAGGTATACGTCCACGTCCACGCGTTGCTGGAATGCGCGCGACGACGCAGCGAATGCAACCTTCTCGTACTGGATCACCCCGAGATCGGCCAGCACGAACTCCGACCAGTCCTGCTGCAGGTTGCCGAAGAACATCAGGCGCAGACGCTCGCAAAGCGGCGCGATGGCGACGTGGAAGACGCGGTCGGTGGTCTGGCTGTGCCATGTGGACAACGGATGTGCAGTGGCGCTTCGGTCCTCGCCTTCGCTCTTGCCTTCACCGTCACCTTCACCTTCACGTTCGTAAAACGGCCGCAGCGTTTCCAGCAGACCGGGTTTGCGCAAGCCCTTCGCGCCGGGAATCAACGCGATGACGTCCGCAAAGATCAGCAGCAACTCGGGACGGGTGGTGAGCGCGAACAGATCGTCGAGCGTCAGGCCCGGTTCGATGTCGACCCAGCCGAGTTCGGCCAGAGGCGCAACCGCCTGCAAGGGGCAACCGATCTCGTCATAAGAAAGACGGCTGGCACGGAACAGCGTGCCCTTGCGCATCAGCATGCGAACCAGCAGCGCACGCGACGGCTGCGGCAAAGCGGCGAAATCGCGCAGGAAGCCATGTTCGTGCGCGTCCAGCAGATCGTCGTAGCGCTCGGCGAGCCAGGCCAGCGCACGTTCGAAGTTCAGCAGGTAATAAGGGACATCAGAGCGGATGTCCGACGAAGCATCTGTCACCACGGGGTTTTCACGAAACCTGTATGTTTATACAGTGATCATATCAAAATCCGAGGGAGGGACAGCTGACAAACGCCTGGTCGGTAGTGGCGTGAGACCCGGCGTTTGTCAAAGTGTCGCCAGAAGCTTCAACGCCGTCGACTTGAATACCGCGAAGGCCTCTCCGAAGGTCGGCCTCGTCGCCCCATAGACGAGCGGCAGCAGCACTTGCTCATACTCACGTTTCGTCTGCGCTTCTGTTTCCGCAGCCGCCAGGGCCGCTGCCATGGATTGCTTCGGATCTTCGACAAACGCCGTGTGATGGTGGAACTCTCCGCGATCGTATTCGACGCAATCCTTGAAGTGAGCCGCCGCTCGATCGACGAATGCCGCGTTCGAGCCGACGATGCAGTAGGTGTCGTAAATGTGGCGCACCAATGCTTGATCCCACTTTTCCCGCACACCCGCCCGGTGTTCCGCATGGCGGCGCAAAAATGACAGAACCTTTTCCGCGAGCGTCTCTTCGACAGCGACGCACGGCATGCGGACCGGCGCCCCTGCTCGACTTGCCAAACGGTCGATCAGATACCCAATGGGCTTTTGCGCAACGGTAAAGCTCGGCGTGCGCACCGTAAATTCAAGGCTTAAATGAGGTCGCAAACTGGTGTGAGCCGTATAGCGCGTTTTATAACTCCAACCGGACGCGAAGTAACGGTTCGCGTTGAGAGCCAGTTTTTCCCTTTCGATGATGTGGAAGCCCAACGCTTTCATCGTATCGATTGCGGCGCTTTTCAGCTTGCCAAGATGGGTCTTCATGCCGCTTTGCGTAAGCCCGTGATCCGCACTCAGCACCACCTTAAGATCGACGTCCTCGGACATCCGCTCGATCAAGCCATGCGCTTTGGACAGGCTCGTGCCGCCGCAAAACACGAGTTGAATGTGCTGATGCTGAAGTTTCGCCAACGCGTGCAAGGCGTCAGTGACATGGATATCTTTCTCGAGGATAAAGGCGGAGAGGTTTCCGGCCAGCCCCTCCGCCGTAATCGAATCAATAAGCTCTTTCTGTTCTTCCGAGATTATTTTCATATTGAACCGTTTTCTTGCCGAAACCCAATTTCCGCACAATGCGGCGATTGCCGGTATTGATCACGGTTCCGGCCGGCAATTGAGTCGTTTCGCCAGCGTTGTATAGCTCGACTTGCCTGCTCGGGTAGACCTTGACGCCCATCCTGGTCAGAGCTTCCTCGGCCAGGACTTCGACTGGCTGGACAGGAATCGGCGCGCCTGACAAAACGCTGCGTTTGGCTTTTGCATATACGCCGACGCCGAGCTTAACAATGACCCCACTCTCGAGTAGCTTACGAAGCGCCCGTCCGACCTGGGCTTCACTGCCAAGGCGAGCGAGCTCGGTCCGCAGGAACACGTCGGACGCCCGCTTGGCAATTGCTATCTTCAGCCGGTCTTCGAGGACCATAACAAACTCCGCTCATCAAGTTCGCCTAGAATGCCTCATAACCCAATGATTTTAATAAAAAAACATAAACCAACATCGATCACCGAGTTAGTATAGCACGCACTTGGAAGAGAGCAGGCATTGCTTCCCGGAGCCCAGGTATGGTTCGGCCACCCACACCGCCGTCAACGACCCCTTGCGCGCCGCGAATCAGCGCCCCTTCGATAGCCGCAGTGGCCGAGGGGCCGGTGACCCGCGCCGCTCAGCGAGCATCGCGGAAGTCGTCGCGACGGTATACGTCCTGCAAGCCGTCGAGCAATTGCGCCGGATCGAGCAGCACCACCAGCGTCGCCGGCGCCACCGACGCCGCATCGCCGAAGCGTTCACGGATCAGCGCAAGCGACTTGCCGCTGCTTACGAAAGCTAACCCGCGCCTGCCGCATAGAAGCTCGTCAGATCCCGCTTGAGTGCATGCAACGCGGCATCGTCGAGATAAATCATGTGGCCGGTCGGGTAGTAGGTGATGCGCACGTTGGCGCGCAGCGGCGCATCGACACCCAGATGCGCGAGCGCGTACTCGGTCGCATAGAACGGCGTGGCAAGGTCGAAGTAGCCGTTCAGCGACATGACGCGCAGTTGCGGATTCTGCCGCATCGCTTCGGCAAGATCGCCCGCCGCATACGGCACGGACACGTGTTCCCCCCACCACTCGGTGTGTTTCCAGTCCCACTGCGTCAACGCATCGTCGTTGAAGACACGATAAGTGTCGGCTGGCGTGAAGTGCAGGTCCTGCGCAAGATGCTGATGAAACGCGGCGTCGAATACGCTCGATACGCTGCTCACCGATGCATCGAAATCGGGACGCTCGGTCACGCCGTCATAGTCGATTCCTTCGAAACGTGCGTCGAAACGGCCGATGCTGCGCGACTGATCGCGCAGCAATTGACTGCGAAAGCGCGACGGATAGAGACGCAAGCGGCTTCGCTTCACGTAATCGACGTCGAGCCCGGTGAACTGTGCGACGCGCGCGGCAATCTCGTCGCGCTGCGCGTCAGGCAACGCATCGCCCTGGGCGAGCGCTTGCGCATACGGCCCACGTGCGAATGCGCGGGCCTCGTCGAGAAAAGCGGGCAGATTGGCCGGCTTCGGAACGATCTTGTCGTGATACCACGCGATGGCCGCGAAGCTCGGCAAGTAGCTTTCGCTCTGGAAGTCCGACCCAGGCGAAAACGCTGAGGAATTGAGCACCGACGACATCAGGATCACGCCATTGATCGCGATATTGTTTTGCCCCAGTTGATACGCGAGCATCGCGGCGCGCGCGGTGCCGTACGATTCGCCAAGCAGATACTTCGGCGAATTCCAGCGCTGGTTCACCGTCAGATAGCGATCGATGAATTGCGAAAACGCGTCGAGGTCTTTATCGACGCCCCAGAAGTCCTTGCCCGTGCCACGCCCGACGACCCTCGACAAGCCCGCGCCCACGGCATCGATAAAGACCAGATCGGTGGTGTCGAGCAGGCTATCGGGGTTGTCGTCCAGCACATACGGCGCGGGCGGCGTGCTCGCGGGACTCGCCGTGCGCACCCGCTTCGGCCCGATCGAGCCGATCATCAGGAACACGGTGCCCACACCCGGTCCGCCATTGAAGAGGAACGTGACGGGGCGCGTGGAAGGATTTTTCGCGGCGACGGTGTAGGCGACATAGAAAACGCTCGCATTGGCCTGGCCGGTTTTGTCACGCAGCAGCAGGTTGCCGGCGGTCGCCGTGTAGTCAAGCTTGCGGCCGTCGAGCCGGATCGAATGCTGGGTCACCGCGGCGCTTTCCGGCGGCACGGGAATCGCCGTGGTCTCGGGTTTGACGCTGTGCGGCGGGTTATCTTGCGATTCGTTCTGGCTGGCGGCGGCAACCCGTGGCGGACGGACGGCACGCGCCGGATTGGTGCGCGGCTCCTTGATGGGCTGGCCGTTCGCATCGACGGCCTGGCCGGCAGCCTCTGCCTGAGCGCCAGGCACGCTCACCGGGCTGGCCGGCGACGTGGCGGTTTCCGTGCTGGCCGGTGCAGCGGATGAGTCGTCCAGTTCGGCCGCCGCGCACATCTGACTGAACGCGGCGACGGTGGCGAGGACCAGCGCCATCGCCACCAGAGCCGCCGCTATGGATCCTGCCACCAGCGAGCGGCGCAACGAGAGATAGAAGCGAAGGGCCATGGGGTTTCCGGCTGCGAGTCGATAGGCGCCGATGTTCCGGCTGTCCAGATTAAGACGAACTCGGCGAACAATTCTTGACGCCAGGCATCGAAGCCGTCAATCGAAAACTGGCTCTAACTGCGCAGCGGCAATCCGCCGAAGAACGCGGCAATCCGTTCACACGCATCGATCAGGCTCGCTTCGTCGACCACGAAACCCAGCCGCACGAAACCCTTCGCCGTCTCGCCGAATGGGCTCGCGTCGAGCAGTGACACGACAATCTGCGCCTTGTTCGGCATGGCCGTCAACGCAGCCTGCTGGATGTGACTCACCCCGGTTCGACTTGAGCCGCCGATGTGATGGGGCGCGCCCGCAACGTCCAGATACGAAAAAGGGTCACGCGAGCAGTCAGTCTCGCGTGACCCTTCGATGAATCCCGGCTTTAACGGGAGCGAAGTACGCTTAAAGCTGGCGCCGCAGTTCGGCCGGCGGCACCTTCATCAGATGGCGGTATTTCGCCACCGTGCGCCGTGCCACCAGCACCCCCTGTTCCGCGAGCATCCTGGCGAGCGTCACATCCGACAGAGGGTCGCGCGTGTTCTCCGCGGCGATCATTTCCTTGAGCAGCGCGCGCACGGCCGCCGCCGAACAGGTGCCGCCGCTTTCCGTACCGAGCTCACGCGGGAAGAAGTGCTTGAACTCGAAAATGCCGCGCGGCGTGGCCATATATTTGTTGCCGGTTGCGCGCGAGATGGTGGACTCGTGCAGCCCGAGTTCATCGGCCACGTCGCGCAGCACCATCGGTTTGAGCGCGATTTCACCGTACTGGAAGAAGGCCCTCTGATGCGCGACGATGCATTCGGCCACGCGTTGAATCGTATCGAAGCGCTGCTGCGCATTGCGGATCAGCCAGCGCGCTTCCTGCAATTGCTGCGCGAGCGGCGAGCGGCTTGCACCGGCCGACTGTGCGAACAGCTCGGCATACATGCGGTGAATGCGAGCACGCGGCTGCACTGCCGGATTGATTGTCACCACCCATTTGTTGCGCACCTGACGCACGATCACGTCCGGCACCACGTAGTTGTCGTCGGCGCGGCCGTAGCTGTTGCCTGGCTTCGGGTCGAGCTTGCGCACCAGCGCGCAGGCCACCCGCAGCTCCTCGGCGCTGCAGCCGATCTGCTTTTGCAGTTCAGCCTGTTCGCGGCGCGCGAGGCGTTCAAGATGATGCTCGACGATTTGCCGCGCCACATCGCGGCCCGGCGTGTCGGCGGGCAACGCATTGACCTGCAGAGACAAACACTCGGATAGCGAACGAGCGCCGAGACCGGGACGATCTAGCGACTGCACGAGGCGCAGCGCGACCTGCAATTCTTCTTCGGTCAATTCAGGTTCAAGGTCGACGCTATCCGCAAGCTCGCGGAGCGTCTGGCGCAGATAACCATCGTCGTCGAGCGCCTCGATGATGAAGCGGGCCACCGCGCGGTCGCGCTCGTCGAGTCGATACAGACGCAGCGAGTCGTGCAGCTGCTCGCGCAAGCTTGGTTGGGAACGCGCCCATTCGGCTGGATCGCTACTGTCGGAGTCGCCGTTCTGGCGCATCGAACCACGGCTGCTGTAGTCACCCGAAAAGTCGCCAGGCATGTCATCCTGCCCCGCGTTCTCCGGCGTGTCGCTGCCGCTGGATTCAGCCGGCGACGAGTCAGGTTCGGCCGCGGCGAGTGTGTCCGTGGCGGGCGCCGCGCCGGCATCATCGCCAGGCGTTGTGGTGGCGAGCGCCACGTCTTCCGTGTCTGTCGAGTCGTACTCGAGGAACGGATTGGTGTCGAGCGCGGTGCGCAACTCCTGCTGGAACTCCAGCGACGACAACTGCAACAGCCGCACCGATTGCTGCAGACGCGGCGTGAGAGCGAGCGACTGCCTTGTGCGTAGTTCGATTGACGGCATTGTAGTGAGGTCCCGTTAATAGCTGAGAAATGGTACGTGGCCTCCTCAATAGAGCAACTGTCATACCAGTTCGCCCAATACACTGTTTTTCCTGAGTTTTGCCTTTTCGGGCCCGCCGATTGCGCAATCGGCGAGCGCCATTTTTACAAGAACCCGGCAATTTCCGGCCGTGGGCCTCGCGGCCCGCCGGACGGCGCTCCGACCGTACCCGCCCCGCTATTCCTCAGCTACCGTGACGGCTTTGCCCGGCATCGAGCATCTGTGCGGCGTGCCGGGCACATACCTTGCGGACAAGCACCATGTGGGACGGACGTAGGCCTTTGCACGCGGATGCGGATCGGCAACAAGACCCCATGTTTCATCAACACCTTAAGGAGAAACCATGAAGACCATCCAACTTCTGAAGACCGCAGGCAGCATCGCATGTGTTGCATTCGCGCTGAACGCGACGGCGCAGACGAGCGCTTCGGCCCCGTCGGCGGCATCCGAATCCATCGGCCAGCACGTCGATGACGGCACCATCACCACCAAGGTCAAGGCCGAGCTGCTTGGCGCGAAGAACGTCAAGTCGACTCACATTCATGTGAAGACCCGCAAGGGCGTGGTGTGGCTCACGGGCTCGGTGCCATCGGCCGATGACAAGGCCGCGGCGGGAGAAGTCGTGAAAGGCGTCGATGGCGTCTCGAGCGTGAGGAACCATCTGAAGATCGCAGCGGAGTAAGAGCGGGGGATCCGATAGAAGGGAGCCGGCTTCGGCCGGCTCCTCTTTTGGGGGGATCGTCGTGGGTGCAGCGCTGGACTTCAAATGAAAGTGTTCACATCACTCAGGCATGCTTCTCGCTGAATTCGCTGAGCGGTTCGTTGAGCGGCTCGGGCGTTTTGCGCGGATCGAAGTCGGCCCAGCGCCCCTGCTGCCAGCGCCCACTCGCGCGTTCGATCGCCAGCCCCCCTGCTTCGCGCAAGACGCGGGCAGCGTCGAACTGATTGTCCGGGCACACGTGCACGGCAACCAGTACGCCGGAATCGCGCATTTCCTCATGAAATGGCAAATGGTGGCCGACATGGCCGCCTTCGCGAGTGTGCGCCATCGCCCCGACCAACGAGCCGATGTACGCGCCGACGCCGGCCGCAATCAGCGAGACGAGGAGCGGCGCCGCAAACGCCGCAAATATCGCGACGCCGACCACCGCCCCCCCTACCGCGCCGATGGTGACGCCCATTCCTGCGCCTTTCGGCGCTGCCCTCGCTGCCGGATCGGTATGGGTATCGCCGCCGATCGGATAACGCGCGTGCTGGCCGCGCGGATTGACAAAAAACAGGGTGACGTCTTCCTCGACGAAACCTGCGTCGAAGAGCTTTTGCGCCGCATTTTCAGCGGTTGGGAAAGTCGTAAACCGTGCTGCGACGATGAGTGACATGAGGCCTCCTTGCATCGTTGAACCGCGTTTTGCGGACCGTGCCGCCGCACAGCGTCGCGTAAAAAAACACGCGCAGGCGGTAGGCACGTGTCCGGACTACGCGGTGGCGCCGCGATCGGGTTCCATGCCTTCCACTCTGAACAGTCCACTATGCAACACTACGCCATTGCCACCGTTCTGGTCGAGTGCTTCCGCGCAAACCGAACGGATGCGATTGCGACCCTTCTCGAAAGCGGCCATCAGGGTGGATTCGAGCGCCGAATCGGCGCCGAAATGATCTTCCAGCGCTTCGGCGGTGATCGCGCAAACAAGCGCTTCGCCGTCGACCTGCGCCATGAAGCGCACGGTCAGATTCGTTCCGTCGAAGACCGGCTTGTCGTCGGGAAAAGTGATGTGCATAAGGGAGTCCTCATAGGCCGGCCGCGGCAGGATCGCGTTCATGACGAATCCTTCATTGCGCCGGCGAGTTGTTGCGCCATCGCGAGGTGATGCTTGATGGTCGGCAACGCATGCGTAGCCGCCGCCTTCAGTTGCGAGTCGGTGCCGCTCTGGCTCTCCTGCTGGAACAGGTCGACCGCCCGCTGGTGCGCTTCCACCCCGATCTGCTCCACGTAGGCCTGGTCGAATTCGCGGCCCTTGAGCGTCTGCAGTTTGCCGACCAGCGCGGAATCGGCGGACGGCGTCGTGGCGAGTCCCTTCTTCGCGGCGAGGGCGGCCATGCCGTGCGAGAGTTTCGTATGGTCAGTAATCATTTGCTGCGCGAATTTCCTGACCTGTGGATCACTCGAATTCTTGAGTGCGATTTTGCTTGCCGCGATTTCCGTGGCGTCGGATTGTGAGGCATCCTGCACGAACTGCTGGTCTGCGGGCGAGAGCTTTGTATCGCTCATCGGCGCATCGCTCGCGGGAGCGTCACTGGCTTGCGCGTACACCGCGCCGATCGAGGTTGCGCCAAGCCCCAGCGCAACTGTCATCACTTGTAGCGAATAGCGGAATCTCATGCGTTTTCTCCCTCACGTTAGTGCGGGGACCGCGCACATTGAGCGGCCTGCCCTTTGATACGTCGAATCAGCAAAAGCTGTGCCTATCTCCGACGACCGGTTCGAGACCCCATGAGTTTCGTGCGCCACAAACCACGCCACGCCTGCCACTGGGCATCGCCTTTGCTCGCGGGCCGACACCGGCGCAGCATCGACTCGGCCGATATCAACGAGTACCTGCGCTGTGCGAGCGGTGCTGCAAACCGGAGGCACGCCGGTTGCTCAGTGTCATCCGTACATCGAAATGGTAAGGAGGAACATCATGGTCAACCAGACACAAACCCAAGGTGGCATGCGCCAGGCCCAGGGTGCACGTATTGTCGGCAAAGGCGGCGCGACCGCCGACGGTCCCGGCCCCGACGTCATGGCGGCAGCCACCCTCGACGGCAACAAGGTGGTCAGCAGCGATGGAGAGGACATCGGCAAGGTTAAGGACATCATGCTTGACGTCCGCTCCGGTCGCATTGCGTATGTGGTGCTGTCGAGCGGCGGCTTTCTTGGCATCGGCGACAAGCTGCTGGCGATTCCGTGGAGCGCCCTGACGCTCGATACGCAACAGAAGTGCTTCGTCCTCGATATGACGGCCGAGCACGTGAAAAACGCACCTGGGTTCGATAAGGACCACTGGCCTGCCATGGCGGACCAGACATGGGCCACGTCGGTACACCAGTACTACGGCAGCGAGCCATACTGG from Paraburkholderia phytofirmans OLGA172 encodes the following:
- a CDS encoding VRR-NUC domain-containing protein, which gives rise to MVTDASSDIRSDVPYYLLNFERALAWLAERYDDLLDAHEHGFLRDFAALPQPSRALLVRMLMRKGTLFRASRLSYDEIGCPLQAVAPLAELGWVDIEPGLTLDDLFALTTRPELLLIFADVIALIPGAKGLRKPGLLETLRPFYEREGEGDGEGKSEGEDRSATAHPLSTWHSQTTDRVFHVAIAPLCERLRLMFFGNLQQDWSEFVLADLGVIQYEKVAFAASSRAFQQRVDVDVYLALHACREALEWLPTGDADAEAEAEAIDELLAAIAAIETSNPWLETRRAKLLFRIGQHCERQQNWPAALAVYERCAWPGARHRRLRVLERSERFDEAFALASQAAARPESEEEMQRVARMLPRLQRKRGERVARVPAARPVERSTLVLPRPEAPQPVEYVARDHLTSESAPVHYVENALINSLFGLLCWEPVFAALPGAFFHPFQRGPADLHAPDFHARRAQQFAACLAQLDSSAYRETILRHLHSKAGLQSPFVFWGLLTPELVALALDCLPAAHLKLWFERLLHDIRGNRSGLPDLIRFWPAERRYELIEVKGPGDRLQDNQIRWLAYCAQHGVPVRVLDVQWADEDVAVSDMAAEITT
- a CDS encoding nucleotidyl transferase AbiEii/AbiGii toxin family protein → MCGNWVSARKRFNMKIISEEQKELIDSITAEGLAGNLSAFILEKDIHVTDALHALAKLQHQHIQLVFCGGTSLSKAHGLIERMSEDVDLKVVLSADHGLTQSGMKTHLGKLKSAAIDTMKALGFHIIEREKLALNANRYFASGWSYKTRYTAHTSLRPHLSLEFTVRTPSFTVAQKPIGYLIDRLASRAGAPVRMPCVAVEETLAEKVLSFLRRHAEHRAGVREKWDQALVRHIYDTYCIVGSNAAFVDRAAAHFKDCVEYDRGEFHHHTAFVEDPKQSMAAALAAAETEAQTKREYEQVLLPLVYGATRPTFGEAFAVFKSTALKLLATL
- a CDS encoding type IV toxin-antitoxin system AbiEi family antitoxin domain-containing protein, translated to MVLEDRLKIAIAKRASDVFLRTELARLGSEAQVGRALRKLLESGVIVKLGVGVYAKAKRSVLSGAPIPVQPVEVLAEEALTRMGVKVYPSRQVELYNAGETTQLPAGTVINTGNRRIVRKLGFGKKTVQYENNLGRTERAY
- a CDS encoding S10 family serine carboxypeptidase-like protein, translating into MALRFYLSLRRSLVAGSIAAALVAMALVLATVAAFSQMCAAAELDDSSAAPASTETATSPASPVSVPGAQAEAAGQAVDANGQPIKEPRTNPARAVRPPRVAAASQNESQDNPPHSVKPETTAIPVPPESAAVTQHSIRLDGRKLDYTATAGNLLLRDKTGQANASVFYVAYTVAAKNPSTRPVTFLFNGGPGVGTVFLMIGSIGPKRVRTASPASTPPAPYVLDDNPDSLLDTTDLVFIDAVGAGLSRVVGRGTGKDFWGVDKDLDAFSQFIDRYLTVNQRWNSPKYLLGESYGTARAAMLAYQLGQNNIAINGVILMSSVLNSSAFSPGSDFQSESYLPSFAAIAWYHDKIVPKPANLPAFLDEARAFARGPYAQALAQGDALPDAQRDEIAARVAQFTGLDVDYVKRSRLRLYPSRFRSQLLRDQSRSIGRFDARFEGIDYDGVTERPDFDASVSSVSSVFDAAFHQHLAQDLHFTPADTYRVFNDDALTQWDWKHTEWWGEHVSVPYAAGDLAEAMRQNPQLRVMSLNGYFDLATPFYATEYALAHLGVDAPLRANVRITYYPTGHMIYLDDAALHALKRDLTSFYAAGAG
- a CDS encoding RNA polymerase factor sigma-54, whose product is MPSIELRTRQSLALTPRLQQSVRLLQLSSLEFQQELRTALDTNPFLEYDSTDTEDVALATTTPGDDAGAAPATDTLAAAEPDSSPAESSGSDTPENAGQDDMPGDFSGDYSSRGSMRQNGDSDSSDPAEWARSQPSLREQLHDSLRLYRLDERDRAVARFIIEALDDDGYLRQTLRELADSVDLEPELTEEELQVALRLVQSLDRPGLGARSLSECLSLQVNALPADTPGRDVARQIVEHHLERLARREQAELQKQIGCSAEELRVACALVRKLDPKPGNSYGRADDNYVVPDVIVRQVRNKWVVTINPAVQPRARIHRMYAELFAQSAGASRSPLAQQLQEARWLIRNAQQRFDTIQRVAECIVAHQRAFFQYGEIALKPMVLRDVADELGLHESTISRATGNKYMATPRGIFEFKHFFPRELGTESGGTCSAAAVRALLKEMIAAENTRDPLSDVTLARMLAEQGVLVARRTVAKYRHLMKVPPAELRRQL
- a CDS encoding BON domain-containing protein gives rise to the protein MKTIQLLKTAGSIACVAFALNATAQTSASAPSAASESIGQHVDDGTITTKVKAELLGAKNVKSTHIHVKTRKGVVWLTGSVPSADDKAAAGEVVKGVDGVSSVRNHLKIAAE
- a CDS encoding DUF1488 domain-containing protein, whose translation is MNAILPRPAYEDSLMHITFPDDKPVFDGTNLTVRFMAQVDGEALVCAITAEALEDHFGADSALESTLMAAFEKGRNRIRSVCAEALDQNGGNGVVLHSGLFRVEGMEPDRGATA
- a CDS encoding DUF4142 domain-containing protein, producing MRFRYSLQVMTVALGLGATSIGAVYAQASDAPASDAPMSDTKLSPADQQFVQDASQSDATEIAASKIALKNSSDPQVRKFAQQMITDHTKLSHGMAALAAKKGLATTPSADSALVGKLQTLKGREFDQAYVEQIGVEAHQRAVDLFQQESQSGTDSQLKAAATHALPTIKHHLAMAQQLAGAMKDSS
- a CDS encoding PRC-barrel domain-containing protein, translated to MVNQTQTQGGMRQAQGARIVGKGGATADGPGPDVMAAATLDGNKVVSSDGEDIGKVKDIMLDVRSGRIAYVVLSSGGFLGIGDKLLAIPWSALTLDTQQKCFVLDMTAEHVKNAPGFDKDHWPAMADQTWATSVHQYYGSEPYWGRDPYHR